Within the Pseudarthrobacter sp. W1I19 genome, the region CCGGGTTCTTTCCGGAGCACCTCGCAGCCTTCCCGTTCAGCACGGCGGATGGCATTGCGGGCCCGGGAGGAGATGGCTTTGAAGACTGTTTCTTCGGCGCCGGAAATGTCCAGCAATGCGGTGGAGTCGTTGGACTGGATGTTGGGTGCCTTCACCAGGCCGGCGGCGGCCAGTTGGGCCTGGGCATCAGCGGAGTCCACGACGTCCGGTTCGATCTTGATGGTGAAGACGTTCAGCTTCCTGTCGCGGACAAAGGCTGCGCAGGCTTCCAGCGCCGCCTTGAGGTCCCCGGCAGCTGCCAGGTCAGGGCCCTTGATGAGGTACCAGAGCCGGCCCATGACCGGAAACTTTTTCTCCAGTACCAGGTTGTAGCTGGCAGAGCCAGGGGTTTCCAGCACCAGGAACCGGACTTTCCAGCCAGCGCCGTTTTTTACCGTGGCGTACGCGGCGGACTGCAGCATATTGCCGCCGTTCGGGTTGGCCGTGACGTGCTTGTCCCAGTTTTCAATTTCCTCGGCTGTGGCAAAACGTGCGGTGAATTCTCGCAAAGGGGCCGTGTCCAATCGGGGGTTGTGCGCGGTTCTGTACTCGTGGCTGCGTGCGGACATGCAGCCTCAAGTCTAAAGCCTGGCGGCGCCGCGGCTTTTCAGCAGGACGGACTCGAGCCGTATATCGAAGCTGGGAACGGGCCTGTTGCCTTGACTCCAGCAAGGCTCTTGACGAGGGTTGGGGGCATGCAGCCGTATGCCGGACAGTTGGAGCCATCCCCGCGGAAAAATCAGGACCGGCCGGGCGTCAGCAGACAAGTCCTGCTGTTGGTTGCCTTCCTGGCTGCATCGTTCCTTGTTGCGGGTCTCGGCTCACTCGCCACCTTCAATAACGTGACAGGCTGGTACGCCGCCGCGGACAAGGCGCCCTGGTCACCGCCGGACTGGGTGTTCGGCCCGGTCTGGACTTTTCTCTACGCCGGGATGGCCGTGGCCGCATGGCTGGTATGGCGCGAGCAGGAACCCGGCACCCCGCGCGCATTGGGGTTATACGGCCTCCAGCTTGCCTTGAACCTTGCGTGGACGCCCGTGTTCTTCGGCCTCTACCCCGCCATCGGCGGAGCTGCCCTGTGGCTGGCCCTGGGCATCATCATTGCCCTGATCGCCGCCGTCGCGGTTACCGTGCTGGCCTTCGGCCCCATCAGCCGCACGGCAGGCCTGCTTCTGCTGCCGTACGTGTCCTGGCTGGTGTTCGCCACAACGCTGAACGGGTGGGCCGCCCTCAACAACTGACCGGCGGTCCACCTGTCGCTTTCAAGCCCCGCTAACACACGGCCACATTGACAGCCAGGCCGCCCATGGCGGTTTCCTTGTATTTGGAGCTCATGTCCTTGCCGGTCTCGCGCATGGTCACAATGACCTCATCGAGCGAGACGCGGTGCGAACCGTCACCCCACAGCGCCATCTTCGCGGCGTTGATGGCCTTGGCCGCGGCGATTGCGTTGCGTTCGATGCAGGGCACCTGGACCAGGCCGCCGATCGGGTCGCAGGTCAGGCCCAGGTTGTGTTCCATCGCGATCTCGGCCGCGTTTTCCACCTGGGCGGGTGTTCCGCCCATCACCTCGGCCAGTCCGGCCGCTGCCATGGACGACGCCGATCCTACCTCGCCCTGGCAGCCCACCTCAGCCCCGGAGATAGACGCCTGCTCCTTGTAGAGCACCCCGACGGCGCCCGCGGTGAGCAGGAACTTCACCACGACGTCGTCGCGGTCCTCCTGGGTGGCATTCTCCATCCCGGGGGCATAATGCAGTGCGTAGTACAGCACCGCCGGGATGATCCCGGCCGCGCCGTTGGTGGGGGCGGTGACCACCCGGCCGCCGGACGCGTTTTCCTCGTTGACGGCCAGGGCGATCAAGTTAACCCACTCCTGCCAATACTTCGGGTCCCGGTCCTTGTCTTCCTTCAGCAGCCGGTCATGCCAGTCAGGCGCACGACGGCGGACCTTCAGTCCCCCGGGCAGCAGCCCTTCACGCTTCAGGGACACCTGCACGCAGTCCTCCATCACCGACCAGATGTGCAGCAGGCCCTCGCGGATGTCCTCTTCCGAGCGGGAGGCCTTCTCGTTGACCAGCATGATGTCGGCAATGGAAAGTCCTTTGGACTGGCAGCGCCCCAAAAGTTCCGCGGCGGTCCGGAACGGCAGCGGAAGTTCTTTCTTGGACTCCTCCAGCTGTTGCCGTGCAGCGTCCTCCTCGCCTTCCCGGACGATGAAGCCGCCGCCCACGGAGAAGAACGTGGCGGTGTGCAGGATCTCGTCCTCGGCGTCGAAGATGGTGAAGGTCATGCCGTTAGTGTGCCGCGGCAGTATGGTCAGCGGCCGCAGCACCATGTCCTTCACCCCATACGGCAGGGGCACCTCACCGGCCAGTTTCAGGATTCCGGTTTCGGCAATCGCGCTCAGCCGTTCCTCCACCTCGTCCGGCAGGATCAGCTCCGGATGGAAGCCCTCCAGTCCCAGCAGGATCGCGGTCATGGTGCCGTGCCCGTGGCCGGTCGCCGCGAGCGAACCATAAAGGTCCACCCGCAGCGACGCCACTCGGTCCAGCGCTCCGGAGGACTTCAGCTCCTCGGCGAAGACGGCCGCAGCCCGCATCGGCCCTACGGTGTGCGAACTCGAAGGCCCGATCCCGATGGAGAAGAGATCAAAGACACCAACAGCCATGTGCGTAAATCCTTAATAGAGGTTTGGTGCTGCTCGGCGGAACTTAAAGGTCCCCGCCATTTTTGGAGGCGTACTCCTGCGCGGACAACAGGGGTCCTTCGGACTCGGCAGCTACCTTGAAGAGCCAGCCGGCGCCATACGGATCGTTGTTGATCAGCGCGGGATCATCCACAACTCCAGTATTGATCTCCACCACCTCACCCGTCACTGGTGAGTACAAATCGGAGACCGACTTCGTGGACTCCACTTCACCACACGTCTCCCCCGCAGTCACCGTGGCACCCACCTCGGGCAAGTCCACGTAGACGATGTCGCCGAGGGCATCCGTAGCGACAGCGGAAATCCCGATCGAAACCAGGTTCCCACCCTCCCGGGCCATCCACTCGTGCTCGTCGGAGTACTGCAGGTCAGCGGCAACTTTAGCCATGTGTGTTTTTCCTTTTGCTTGTTTGTTCGAAAACTCTTGTGGCTGGGTTGGGTGCGGCTGTGCGGATTCCTCCGCGTACTGGCTCGTTCCTCGCCTCTGACGTACGCTTCCGGAATCCCCACAGCCGCCAAAACAGGTTCAGTTTTCGAGGCCAACAGTCCCAAGAAAAACAAACACGTCGCCAGAGTGCCGCAGGCTCCTGTTACCGACCAGCGCAACCACGGGCCCGGAGCGACAACCCGTGGGTTTCGAGGGATTTAACCGCCCAAGTTGGTGAGTCGATCGTCCCCCGGGTTTCGACAGGCTCAACCACCGAATTGGTGACCGGCGGGGCCCCTTCGGGTGCGGCCTCCGGCAGCGTGCGTCTAAGGGAGCGTCACGTCCGCCCAGCGGGCGTCTTCGCGACCGAGCACGCAGAGGAGGCCGGACCCGACGGGCCAAAGGTGAACAAGCGCGTGGTTACAGGGAGCGCTTGTAGAACGGGAGGTCGACGACTCCGAAGGGCTCTGCCTTGCCGCGGAGATCGATGTCCAGTGCCGTGCCGGGCTGGGTGAACTCGACGTCGACGTATGCCATGGCTATGGGGTAGCCGAGGGTGGGCGAGGGCTGGCCGGAGGTGACCTCGCCGACGACGCTGCCGTCCTTGAGGACCGGGTAGTGGGCTCGGCCGGCGCGGCGGCCCAATCCCTTGAGCCCGACGAGCCTGCGCCCGGCGGTGGAGCCGGCGCCCGCTTCCTTTTTGGCTGCCAGGGCGGCCTTGCCCACGAAGTCGCCTTCCTTGGACAGGGCGACGACGGGTCCCAGGCCTGCTGCGAACGGGTCGCCCTGCAGCGACAGTTCATTGCCGTAAAGGGGCATCCCCGCTTCGAGCCGGAGGGAGTCGCGGGAAGCCAGGCCCGCGGGCGTCAGCTCCCCGTCGTCGGCGATGGCAACAAGCGACTGCCAAAGCCCGGGGGCGTCGTCGTTGGACACAAAGATCTCGAAACCGTCTTCGCCGGTGTAGCCGGTCCGGGCGAGCAGCAGGGCCAGCCCTGCGCCGCCCACCAGGAAGGGGACCTCGACGGCGGCGTAGTACTTCAGTTCCGCCACGAGGCCGTGGTGGGCGGCCGGAACCAGGCGGAGCAGCAGCTCCTGCGCCTTGGGGCCCTGCACCGCGATCAGCGAAGTGGTATCGGAAGCGTCGTCCACCTGCACGTCGAACCCGGCAGCCCGCTTGGCCAGTTCAGCGGCCACCACGGCGGCATTGCCGGCATTGGGGACCACCAGGAAGACGTCGGTGCCGTCGGCAGCCAGTGGCCGCCGGTAGGTGATGAGGTCGTCGATGATGCCGCCGTCCTCGTTGCAGATCAGCGAGTATTTGGCTTTGCCCACGGGCATAGCGGAAATTTTTCCCACCAGGGCGTAGTCCAGGAACGCGGCGGCCTCCGGCCCGGTGACCCAGACCTCGCCCATGTGGGAAAGGTCGAACAGCCCGGCGCTCTTGCGGACGGCATGGTGCTCGGCGAGCTCGGAGGTGTACTTCAGTGGCATCTGCCAGCCGCCGAAGTCGGTAAAGGAGGCACCCAGCTTCTTGTGCTCCGCGTAAAGAGCGGTGTACTTCTCACTCATGCGGTCAGCCTTCCGAGCCGGTGGTTGAGCTTGTCGAAACCTCGAACTCGGAAAGCGGCGGGCAGGAGCAGATCAGGTTGCGGTCTCCGGCTGCCCCGTCGATGCGGCCCACCGGCGGGAAGTACTTGTCCTGCCTGAGCGATTTCACCGGGAACACTGCCTGCTCGCGCGGGTAGGCGCGGTCCCAGTCGCTGCTGATGGCGGCGGCCGCGGTGTGCGGGGCGTTGCGCAGCGGGCTGTCCGCGACTGAGAACTCGCCGTTCGCCACCTGGTCGATTTCGGCACGGATGGAGATCATGGCCTCGATAAACCGGTCGATCTCGCCGAGGTCCTCGGATTCGGTGGGTTCCACCATTAGGGTGCCCGCAACGGGGAACGCCAGGGTGGGTGCGTGGAAGCCGTAGTCGATGAGGCGCTTGGCCACGTCCTCCGCGGTGACGCCGGTCTTCGCAGTCAGCTCGCGCAGGTCCAGGATGCACTCGTGCGCTACCAGTCCGCCTTCACCGGTGTACAGGACCGGGAAGAAGTCGTTCAGCCGGGCGGCGACGTAGTTCGCGGCGAGCAGGGCGGACTTAGTGGCCTCGGTGAGGCCCTGGCCGCCCATCAGCTTCACGTAGGCCCAGGAGATGGGCAGCACGCCGGCTGAGCCATACTTGGACGCTGAGATCGGCACGTCGTTTCCCTCGGTCCACGTTGCAGCATTGCCGGGCATAAACGGTGCCAGGTGCGCCTTGGCAGCAACCGGTCCCACGCCGGGTCCGCCGCCGCCGTGCGGGATGCAGAAGGTCTTGTGCAGGTTCAGGTGCGAGACATCGCCGCCGAACTTGCCCGGCTGTGCCAGCCCCACCAGGGCGTTGAGGTTGGCCCCGTCGATGTACACCTGGCCGCCAGCGGCGTGGACAGCGTCGCAGACTTCCCGCACGTCGGCGTCATACACACCGTGAGTGGAGGGGTAGGTGATCATGATGCAGGACAGGGCCTCCTTGTGGGCCTCGATCTTGGCGTACAGGTCGGTGTGGTCGATGGTGCCATCCGGCGCTGTGGCCACCACAACAACCTTCATGCCCGCCAGCACAGCCGACGCGGCGTTCGTGCCGTGTGCCGAGGCCGGGATCAGGCAGATGTTGCGCTGCTGGTCGCCCCGGGAGTGGTGGTAGCCGCGGATGGCAAGCAGGCCGGCGAGCTCGCCCTGTGAACCGGCGTTGGGCTGGATGGACACCTGGTCATACCCGGTGATTTCGGTCAGCTGTGCTTCCAGATCGGCAATCAGCTCGCGCCAGCCTTCGGTCTGGGAGTCGGGGGCGAACGGGTGGATGGAGGCGAATTCGGGCCAGGAGATGGCTTCCATCTCGGCGGTGGCGTTCAGCTTCATGGTGCAGGAACCCAGCGGGATCATGGTGCGGTCCAGGGCCAGGTCCCGGTCGCTAAGCTTCCGGATGTAGCGCAGCAGCTGGGTCTCGGACCGGTGGGTGTTGAACACCGGGTGCTGCAGGAAGTCGGAGGAACGTTCGACGGCGGCGTCCAGGGCGAAAGCGTCACCCTCGGCTTCAACCGCGGAGGCGCCAAAAGCTTCCAGCACCCCGGCGACGATTGCCGGCGTCGTCGTTTCATCGGTGGAGAAGCCCACCGTGTCCGCGTCAATGCTGCGCAGGTTGATGCCCTTGGCTTCGGCGGCGGCGACAATGCCCGCGGCCTGGCCGGGAACGGAGACCGTGACGGTATCGAAGAAGCTGGTCTGCAGCACGTCGAAGCCGGCGGCTTTGAGGGACGCCGCGAGGGTCTTGGCGTGGGTGTGCGCGGACCGGGCGATCGCCTTCAGGCCCTCCGGGCCGTGGTACACCGCGTACATCGAGGCAACGATCGCCAGCAGGGCCTGGGCGGTGCAGATGTTGGAGGTGGCCTTCTCGCGGCGGATGTGCTGCTCACGGGTTTGGAGGGCCAGACGGTAGGCGGGCACTCCGGCGTTGTCCTTGGAGACCCCCACCAGGCGGCCGGGCATGGAGCGTTCCAGGCCCTTCTGTACCGCCATGTAGGCGGCATGCGGGCCGCCGTAGAACAACGGGACGCCAAAACGCTGGGCTGAGCCAACGGCGATGTCCGCGCCCTGCTCGCCGGGAGGCGTGATGAGGGTGAGTGCCAGGAGGTCGGCTGCGACGGTGACCAGCGCGCCGCGTTCCTTCGCCTCGGCGATGACGGCGGACTGGTCCCAGACCCGGCCGGAAACGCCGGGCTGCTGGAGGACAACACCGTTGATAGCGCCGTCGGGCAGTCCCTGGGCGAGGTCAGCGACCTCCACCTCGAAGCCGAGCGCCTCGGCACGGCCCTTGACGATGGCGATGGTCTGCGGCAGGCAGTCCGCATCCAGCACCGTCTTGCCGTCCCGGGCGGCTGCGTTCTTGTTGGCCCGGCGCATCATCAGCACGGCCTCGGCCACGGCGGTGGCTTCATCCAGCAGGGAAGCATTGGCGATGGGCAGCCCCACCAGGTCCTCGACCATGGACTGGAAATTCAGCAGTGCTTCGAGGCGGCCCTGGGAGATCTCGGGCTGGTAGGGCGTGTACGCGGTGTACCACGCCGGGCCCTCAAGGATGTTGCGGCGGATCACCGGCGGGGTCACGGTGTCGTAGTAGCCCTGGCCGATCATCTGCACAGCGGTTTTGTTCTTCGCCGCCAGCCTGCGCAGCTCAGCGAGCGCCTCGACTTCGCTCAGTGCGCCGGCCAGCTCCAGTGCCGAATCCTGGCGGATGTCCTTGGGCACGGCGCTGTCAACCAGCGCATCCACGCTGTCGTAGCCCACGGCTTTAAGCATGGTGTCGACGTCGGCCTGGCGGCGGGCGCCGATGTGCCGGTCAACGAAGGTGGCAGCCGGAGCAGTGGCGGGAATGGCCGGGGCTGGAAGGGCGGAGGCTGGGGAGGCGGACGAGATAGCAGTCACGAGGAACTCCATACATAAGGCGGCGCAGGGTACGCCACATCGATTCGGGTCCTCCCCGCTCTGTAACTGGACCTGAGAGTTTCCGCGTTCCCTGCTTGCGCCGGTCCCGCTTGCACCGTCGGTGAGCACAGCAGTCCAGGATTCGGGACGGTCTCCCGGGGCGGACAGCGTGCTGCTTTCCAGAGGTGCCTCGCCGCGGCGGTACATGGGCCTGTGAGATTCCTGGGGAGGTATTGCTCCTACGGCGCCTGCTTGTACCTTCTGGCAGAACTCTCCCGCCGCAGATCAAAGGCTATTCAATTAGGTTGTTTTTGCTGGCGGCCGCAACGGCCGGCACATGCACCAATTCTCCTATGGCACTGCCCCCGGGGCAAATGAACGGCTAGCCCCGCAGCCGCTCGACGGCGGCCAGCAGTTCCTTCACATCGGCCTCCCGGCTTCCGGCCTTTCCGGACGGCCCACTCTCCCACATGGCGTTGAAGTACAGCCCGTCCCCCATGTAAAGCACAGCTTTTGCCATGGCCGGGCCCACATCTTCGCCGATGAGCTCCAGCCACTGGTGCTGGATGGCAGCGAAGCGGCGGCGGGCTTCCTCGTGGGCCACTTCAGCCAGGCGCGTGGCGGCGACGAAGGACCGGTCCATGGGGGTGTCGGACCAGAGCGATGACCGAATGAAATAGGCAGCCGCCCCTTCCGGTGCCGCCGCCATGGCGTCGAGGTCCTCCCCCGCCAGGCGGTCCAGCCGCTCAAGGGTGGCCGCGATCAGCGTTTCCTTGTTGGGGAAGTGGTACAGCAGCCCGCCCTTGGAGACGCCTGCCCGTTTCGCCACGGCATCCAGGGTGGCGGCACGTTCCCCCACGTCAATCAGGAGTTCTTCAAAGGCGTCGAGGACTGCATCCCGCGCCACGGGTTTTCTGGCCATGGTTCCTATCATGCATTGCCTGGAACGGGTTTCTTAACTGTACCGTCCGGACGGTACAGTTAGACGATGACCGCTTCCTCCTCCGCGCAGCAGAACCACTACCGCCTGAACGCAACAGCGAGCCAGGCACCTGCATCGCCCCGGGGCACCGGGCGCGACTGGCTCGCACTGGGACTGCTGATGTTCCCGGTACTCCTGGTGGCCGTCGACAACACGGCACTGACGTTCGCGCTGCCCGCGATAGCGCGGGCACTGGACACCTCGGGTGTCGAACTGCTGTGGATTGTGGACGCCTACCCGCTGGTCCTGGCCGGGCTGCTGGTTGCCATGGGAAGCCTGGGTGACCGGATCGGGCGGCGCCGGTTACTGATCATCGGCAGCATCGGCTTCGCCGCAGTGTCAGCCGCAACGGCATTCGCTCCCAGCGCCGGCTGGCTGATCGCAGGCCGCGCCGCGCTGGGGTTCTTCGGAGCGATGCTGATGCCCTCCACGCTGTCCCTGATCCGCAACATCTTCCCGGACCCCAACCGCCGCCGGCTCGCCATCGCCATCTGGGCCGCCGGGTTTTCCGGCGGCGCCGCCCTGGGACCGATCTTCGGCGGCTGGCTGGTGG harbors:
- a CDS encoding peptidoglycan bridge formation glycyltransferase FemA/FemB family protein; translation: MSARSHEYRTAHNPRLDTAPLREFTARFATAEEIENWDKHVTANPNGGNMLQSAAYATVKNGAGWKVRFLVLETPGSASYNLVLEKKFPVMGRLWYLIKGPDLAAAGDLKAALEACAAFVRDRKLNVFTIKIEPDVVDSADAQAQLAAAGLVKAPNIQSNDSTALLDISGAEETVFKAISSRARNAIRRAEREGCEVLRKEPGPETYRALYDLMADTVKAKGSMPLRGYKYYAAFWDEFCSRGQGNFFFVYEDGKPSVGAFVINYGAKATYKDGGSTQNRKQYGDSHLVQWAAIRRMQELGCTEYDFCGTPPAARIKDKSHNLYGMGMFKTSFTKTVTDFVGCHDYILAPLRHRLWVNGAEKVFRRIETARTGQQFY
- a CDS encoding TspO/MBR family protein — translated: MQPYAGQLEPSPRKNQDRPGVSRQVLLLVAFLAASFLVAGLGSLATFNNVTGWYAAADKAPWSPPDWVFGPVWTFLYAGMAVAAWLVWREQEPGTPRALGLYGLQLALNLAWTPVFFGLYPAIGGAALWLALGIIIALIAAVAVTVLAFGPISRTAGLLLLPYVSWLVFATTLNGWAALNN
- a CDS encoding L-serine ammonia-lyase, translating into MAVGVFDLFSIGIGPSSSHTVGPMRAAAVFAEELKSSGALDRVASLRVDLYGSLAATGHGHGTMTAILLGLEGFHPELILPDEVEERLSAIAETGILKLAGEVPLPYGVKDMVLRPLTILPRHTNGMTFTIFDAEDEILHTATFFSVGGGFIVREGEEDAARQQLEESKKELPLPFRTAAELLGRCQSKGLSIADIMLVNEKASRSEEDIREGLLHIWSVMEDCVQVSLKREGLLPGGLKVRRRAPDWHDRLLKEDKDRDPKYWQEWVNLIALAVNEENASGGRVVTAPTNGAAGIIPAVLYYALHYAPGMENATQEDRDDVVVKFLLTAGAVGVLYKEQASISGAEVGCQGEVGSASSMAAAGLAEVMGGTPAQVENAAEIAMEHNLGLTCDPIGGLVQVPCIERNAIAAAKAINAAKMALWGDGSHRVSLDEVIVTMRETGKDMSSKYKETAMGGLAVNVAVC
- the gcvH gene encoding glycine cleavage system protein GcvH, which produces MAKVAADLQYSDEHEWMAREGGNLVSIGISAVATDALGDIVYVDLPEVGATVTAGETCGEVESTKSVSDLYSPVTGEVVEINTGVVDDPALINNDPYGAGWLFKVAAESEGPLLSAQEYASKNGGDL
- the gcvT gene encoding glycine cleavage system aminomethyltransferase GcvT — encoded protein: MSEKYTALYAEHKKLGASFTDFGGWQMPLKYTSELAEHHAVRKSAGLFDLSHMGEVWVTGPEAAAFLDYALVGKISAMPVGKAKYSLICNEDGGIIDDLITYRRPLAADGTDVFLVVPNAGNAAVVAAELAKRAAGFDVQVDDASDTTSLIAVQGPKAQELLLRLVPAAHHGLVAELKYYAAVEVPFLVGGAGLALLLARTGYTGEDGFEIFVSNDDAPGLWQSLVAIADDGELTPAGLASRDSLRLEAGMPLYGNELSLQGDPFAAGLGPVVALSKEGDFVGKAALAAKKEAGAGSTAGRRLVGLKGLGRRAGRAHYPVLKDGSVVGEVTSGQPSPTLGYPIAMAYVDVEFTQPGTALDIDLRGKAEPFGVVDLPFYKRSL
- the gcvP gene encoding aminomethyl-transferring glycine dehydrogenase translates to MEFLVTAISSASPASALPAPAIPATAPAATFVDRHIGARRQADVDTMLKAVGYDSVDALVDSAVPKDIRQDSALELAGALSEVEALAELRRLAAKNKTAVQMIGQGYYDTVTPPVIRRNILEGPAWYTAYTPYQPEISQGRLEALLNFQSMVEDLVGLPIANASLLDEATAVAEAVLMMRRANKNAAARDGKTVLDADCLPQTIAIVKGRAEALGFEVEVADLAQGLPDGAINGVVLQQPGVSGRVWDQSAVIAEAKERGALVTVAADLLALTLITPPGEQGADIAVGSAQRFGVPLFYGGPHAAYMAVQKGLERSMPGRLVGVSKDNAGVPAYRLALQTREQHIRREKATSNICTAQALLAIVASMYAVYHGPEGLKAIARSAHTHAKTLAASLKAAGFDVLQTSFFDTVTVSVPGQAAGIVAAAEAKGINLRSIDADTVGFSTDETTTPAIVAGVLEAFGASAVEAEGDAFALDAAVERSSDFLQHPVFNTHRSETQLLRYIRKLSDRDLALDRTMIPLGSCTMKLNATAEMEAISWPEFASIHPFAPDSQTEGWRELIADLEAQLTEITGYDQVSIQPNAGSQGELAGLLAIRGYHHSRGDQQRNICLIPASAHGTNAASAVLAGMKVVVVATAPDGTIDHTDLYAKIEAHKEALSCIMITYPSTHGVYDADVREVCDAVHAAGGQVYIDGANLNALVGLAQPGKFGGDVSHLNLHKTFCIPHGGGGPGVGPVAAKAHLAPFMPGNAATWTEGNDVPISASKYGSAGVLPISWAYVKLMGGQGLTEATKSALLAANYVAARLNDFFPVLYTGEGGLVAHECILDLRELTAKTGVTAEDVAKRLIDYGFHAPTLAFPVAGTLMVEPTESEDLGEIDRFIEAMISIRAEIDQVANGEFSVADSPLRNAPHTAAAAISSDWDRAYPREQAVFPVKSLRQDKYFPPVGRIDGAAGDRNLICSCPPLSEFEVSTSSTTGSEG
- a CDS encoding TetR/AcrR family transcriptional regulator; this encodes MARKPVARDAVLDAFEELLIDVGERAATLDAVAKRAGVSKGGLLYHFPNKETLIAATLERLDRLAGEDLDAMAAAPEGAAAYFIRSSLWSDTPMDRSFVAATRLAEVAHEEARRRFAAIQHQWLELIGEDVGPAMAKAVLYMGDGLYFNAMWESGPSGKAGSREADVKELLAAVERLRG